The Candidatus Binatia bacterium genome window below encodes:
- a CDS encoding PadR family transcriptional regulator has translation MAGHGLSELEGVVLGIVWKFGPCTPHAIRSHFFTSRSARFSGSAGAIYPLVVRLERAGLLRSRGDLRRRQRRRLYEITPAGRRGLVTWIAPPFREQDLGAVHDPIRSRVYFLAALPPAKRRRFLGEAETGLRLTLDLMKQDLAGYRRAGSHFSALAMRGAISLTRAQLRWLAAIGKDVVREEARHGEGALPGTDSRGR, from the coding sequence ATGGCCGGCCATGGGCTGAGCGAGCTGGAGGGGGTCGTGCTGGGGATCGTGTGGAAGTTCGGCCCCTGCACGCCGCACGCGATCCGGTCTCATTTCTTCACGTCGCGCAGCGCGCGCTTCAGCGGCAGCGCGGGGGCGATCTACCCGCTCGTCGTCCGCCTCGAACGCGCGGGCCTGCTTCGGTCGCGGGGTGATCTTCGCCGCCGCCAGCGACGCCGCCTGTACGAGATCACACCGGCCGGGCGGCGGGGCCTGGTGACGTGGATCGCTCCCCCGTTCCGCGAGCAGGACCTCGGCGCGGTGCACGACCCGATTCGCTCTCGGGTCTACTTCCTGGCCGCGCTGCCCCCCGCCAAACGCAGGCGATTCTTGGGCGAGGCCGAGACAGGGCTGCGGCTCACGCTGGATCTCATGAAGCAGGACCTGGCGGGCTACCGTCGCGCGGGATCGCATTTCAGCGCCCTGGCGATGCGCGGCGCGATCAGCCTGACGCGCGCGCAGCTGCGCTGGCTCGCGGCGATCGGCAAGGATGTGGTCCGTGAAGAGGCGCGGCACGGGGAGGGAGCGCTCCCCGGAACGGACAGCCGCGGACGCTAG
- a CDS encoding multicopper oxidase domain-containing protein: SLQYPAEWTPMFFGDKVLVNGKVWPKLSVDPGRYRFRVLNGSNHRIFTLALSDHHPFQVIGSDGGLLPAPVEVREITLGPAERADLVLDFAGYAPGSEVLLQDKLEAGQMDPSDPAASRVMKFIVSGSPGWTAPLPTALTPMERIPESQATRTRTFELRFDQSLQKFRFGDFGWDEVTEFPVLGTTEIWQFANETSETHPIHLHLVQFQVLDRSSFQVVDGKVVPGSDRRPPNPEEAGWKDTANVKPHELLRVIMRFGPDGYLGDFVFHCHMLEHEDNDMMRQFTVVPPRGGKPSVATAKAEPSRLWPPDRSMVPVKITGVSDSTGAPVTVHVTGVTQDEPISRLAPSRTAAAMTSVPGHPAMAMGSGAMDMEGDDACFDAKIVDGQLYLRRERLEGGNGRVYRVSFTAVSRDGGTADGTVLVGVPGKAGVRRVVNDGQIFNSREGCPGEGHMDMTMKDSRGTGIAFTTSLALPRLEGGRATIEYTLAQPGEVTLAIFDVAGRRVAGLADGVQGMGAHSATLKLQHMARGIYFVRMNAGGKVFTRRMPILGMAR, from the coding sequence TCGCTCCAGTATCCGGCCGAGTGGACGCCGATGTTCTTCGGGGACAAGGTTCTGGTGAACGGAAAGGTCTGGCCCAAGCTCAGCGTGGACCCGGGGCGATACCGCTTCCGCGTGCTGAACGGCTCCAACCACCGGATCTTCACGCTCGCCCTGTCCGATCATCACCCGTTCCAGGTGATCGGCAGCGACGGCGGCCTGCTCCCGGCCCCGGTCGAAGTCAGGGAGATCACGCTGGGTCCGGCGGAGCGGGCCGATCTGGTGCTCGACTTCGCGGGCTACGCCCCCGGTTCGGAAGTGCTCCTCCAGGACAAGCTCGAGGCGGGCCAGATGGATCCCTCGGATCCGGCGGCCTCGAGGGTCATGAAGTTCATCGTCTCGGGATCGCCCGGCTGGACGGCGCCGCTGCCAACCGCGCTGACTCCCATGGAGCGCATTCCCGAGAGCCAGGCCACGCGGACCCGGACGTTCGAGCTCCGTTTCGATCAGAGCCTCCAGAAATTCCGCTTTGGGGACTTCGGCTGGGACGAAGTGACCGAATTTCCGGTCCTGGGCACCACCGAGATCTGGCAGTTCGCGAACGAGACCTCGGAGACGCACCCCATCCATCTGCACCTGGTCCAGTTCCAGGTGCTGGACCGCTCGAGCTTCCAGGTCGTCGACGGCAAGGTCGTTCCCGGTTCGGATCGCAGGCCGCCGAACCCCGAAGAGGCCGGATGGAAGGACACGGCGAACGTGAAGCCCCACGAGCTGCTCCGCGTCATCATGCGGTTCGGCCCCGACGGCTACCTGGGCGATTTCGTGTTCCACTGCCACATGCTCGAGCACGAAGACAACGACATGATGCGGCAGTTCACGGTGGTTCCCCCCAGGGGCGGAAAGCCGTCCGTGGCGACCGCCAAGGCGGAGCCTTCGCGGCTGTGGCCGCCCGATCGCTCCATGGTGCCGGTGAAAATCACCGGTGTGAGCGACTCGACCGGCGCCCCGGTTACGGTGCATGTGACCGGCGTGACCCAGGACGAGCCGATCTCGCGGCTCGCGCCGTCCAGGACTGCGGCCGCGATGACGTCGGTTCCGGGTCACCCCGCGATGGCCATGGGCTCGGGGGCGATGGACATGGAAGGCGATGACGCCTGCTTCGACGCCAAGATCGTGGATGGACAGCTCTACCTGCGGCGGGAACGCCTGGAGGGCGGGAACGGTCGCGTCTACCGCGTTTCGTTCACGGCGGTGAGTCGTGACGGAGGGACCGCCGACGGCACCGTTCTGGTCGGAGTGCCGGGCAAAGCGGGCGTTCGCCGGGTCGTCAACGACGGACAGATCTTCAACTCGCGCGAGGGCTGTCCCGGGGAAGGCCACATGGATATGACGATGAAAGATTCGCGGGGCACGGGTATCGCGTTCACGACCTCACTGGCGCTGCCTCGTCTCGAAGGAGGGCGCGCCACGATCGAATACACCCTCGCTCAGCCCGGCGAGGTGACCCTGGCGATCTTCGATGTCGCGGGGCGCCGGGTGGCCGGCCTGGCCGACGGCGTTCAGGGAATGGGCGCACACAGCGCTACTCTGAAGCTCCAGCACATGGCGCGCGGCATCTATTTCGTCCGGATGAACGCGGGAGGGAAGGTCTTCACCCGCCGCATGCCGATCCTGGGCATGGCCCGCTAG